The Planctomycetia bacterium region CGGGGCCGGCGATCCGGAAACGGCGCGGCGTGTGACCCATCAAGCCGTCTTAATTGGCGCGGTGTTCGCCGTCGTGGTGGTCGCGGGCATCGCGCTGTTCAGCGATCAACTCGTCGCCGCGATGCGATTGCGGGGCGAATCGGCGGAACTGGCAGCGCGCTTCGTGCGCGGGCAGTTGCCGGCACTGCCGTTGATTATGTTGCAAGCGGTCGGCATTTACTGCTTGCGCGGCGCCGGCGACATGATGGCCGGCCTCAAAGTGATGGGCACGGTCAACCTGGTGAACATCGCGGTGAGCTGGTCGCTGGTGCGAGGCATCGGTCCGTTGCCGCAGCTCGGTTGGGACGGGCTGGTAATCGGAACGTGCTGCGGTGAATCGGTCGGCGGGTTGATGGTGCTCTGGTTTCTCTACCGCGGCCGCGCGGGTTTGAAGCTCGAGTGGCGACTTTTGCGCCCCGACTGGAAGCTGATCGAACGCATGTTGCGGATCGGCATTCCGGGTGGCGCGGATATGATGTTGATGGTCGGCTGCCACCTGGCGTTCCTGGGCATGATCAACGATCTGGGCGATCTCGCCGCGGCGGCGCATGGCGTGGCGGTGCGGATCGAGTCCCTCTCCTATTTGCCGGGGGCGGCGTTTCAAATGGCGGCCGCGACGCTCGCCGGACAGTTTCTCGGCGCGCGCGACCCGCACCGCGCGACGCGGAGCGTGACGATGGCCTGCGCGGTCGGCGGCGGGATCATGGTCACGGCCGGGCTGACGTTCTATTTGTTCGCGAATCAACTCACCTGGCTCTTCCTCGACGAAGGCCAAACCGACGTCCATCACCTGGCCGCGCGACTATTGCGGATTGTCGCCTTCTCGCAACCGGCACTCGCTGTTGCGATGATCCTCACTGGCGCGTTGCGCGGCGCCGGCGATACGCGCTGGCCGCTGGTCTTTACGCTCATCGGGCTGGCCGGCATCCGCCTGCCGCTGGCCTGGTTGATGGCCGATTGGCTCGACCTCGGCGTGGCCGGCGCGTGGTACGCGATGGTGATCGACCTCTACCTTCGCTGCGGCCTGATCACTGGCCGCTTCCTCCACGGCGGCTGGAAGCGCGTAAAAGTCTAGTCAGGGACGGGGCACCCTACCAACTACGCCAAAAGCTCGCGCACGACGTTGCCATGCACGTTTGTCAGGCGGCGGCGAATGCCGTTGTGATAGTACGTGAGGCGTTCGTGATCGATGCCGAGTAGATGCAGCACCGTGGCGTGGAAGTCGTGCCAGTGGACGCGGTTCTCGACGGCTTTGTAGCCGACTTCGTCCGTCGCGCCGTAGCTCAGGCCGCGCTTCAGCCCGGCGCCGGCCAGCCAGACCGTGAAGGCGTGTTGATTGTGATCGCGTCCTTTGCCGACGACGTCATCCGCCGATTGCGAAAACGGCGTGCGACCGAATTCCGTCGTGCAGAGGACCAGCGTATCTTCCAACAGCCCTCGCCGGCGCAGATCTTTCAACAGCGCCGCCACCGGTTGATCGAGCCGCGCCGCTTCCTGGCCGTGATTCAATTTCAT contains the following coding sequences:
- a CDS encoding MATE family efflux transporter, which gives rise to MNSPVASSAGSLRPMLRLALPALAEQSLVMLIGFSDTLLTGRYLEEQHLAAIGLMSYLLWFFHTLFQTVGIGALAMVARYIGAGDPETARRVTHQAVLIGAVFAVVVVAGIALFSDQLVAAMRLRGESAELAARFVRGQLPALPLIMLQAVGIYCLRGAGDMMAGLKVMGTVNLVNIAVSWSLVRGIGPLPQLGWDGLVIGTCCGESVGGLMVLWFLYRGRAGLKLEWRLLRPDWKLIERMLRIGIPGGADMMLMVGCHLAFLGMINDLGDLAAAAHGVAVRIESLSYLPGAAFQMAAATLAGQFLGARDPHRATRSVTMACAVGGGIMVTAGLTFYLFANQLTWLFLDEGQTDVHHLAARLLRIVAFSQPALAVAMILTGALRGAGDTRWPLVFTLIGLAGIRLPLAWLMADWLDLGVAGAWYAMVIDLYLRCGLITGRFLHGGWKRVKV